A portion of the Pan troglodytes isolate AG18354 chromosome 10, NHGRI_mPanTro3-v2.0_pri, whole genome shotgun sequence genome contains these proteins:
- the LOC129136645 gene encoding prothymosin alpha yields MSDAAVDTSSEITTKDLKEKKEVVEEAENGRDAPANGNANEENGEQEADNEVDEEEEEGGEEEEEEEEGDGEEEDGDEDEEAESATGKRAAEDDEDDDVDTKKQKTDEDD; encoded by the coding sequence ATGTCAGACGCAGCCGTAGACACCAGCTCCGAAATCACCACCAAGGActtaaaggagaagaaggaagttgTGGAAGAGGCAGAAAATGGAAGAGACGCCCCTGCTAACGGGAATGCTAATGAGGAAAATGGGGAGCAGGAGGCTGACAATGAGGtagatgaagaagaggaagaaggtggggaggaagaggaggaggaagaagaaggtgaTGGTGAGGAAGAGGAtggagatgaagatgaggaagctgagtcaGCTACGGGCAAGCGGGCAgctgaagatgatgaggatgatgatgtcgATACCAAGAAGCAGAAGACCGACGAGGATGACTAg